In one window of Plasmodium berghei ANKA genome assembly, chromosome: 14 DNA:
- a CDS encoding 60S ribosomal protein L24, putative: MASIKTTVKTEACSFSEYRIYPGRGQKYIAKDGKVYFYLSSKFASLALQKKKAAKLRWTQTWRRNNKKTKVEATQRRRYKKTIKVQKAVCGLSVEDIRNRKAYVQSIEAKNKARFAGKEKEDKKKGKDDKKKSVAPAQQKKEFTKGNKLMNLAKSKMHKMMKK, from the exons ATGGCATCAATCAAAACAACAGTAAAAACGGAAGCTTGCTCCTTCAGTGAATATAGGATATATCCTGGTAGAggacaaaaatatattgccAAGGATGGTAAAGtatatttctatttatCTTCAAAATTCGCTTCACTTGCCttacaaaaaaagaaagcCGCTAAGTTGAGATGGACACAG acTTGGAGaagaaataacaaaaaaacaaaagtCGAAGCCACGCAAAGAAGACGATATAAGAAAACCATCAAAGTGCAAAAGGCTGTTTGCGGTTTAAGTGTCGAAGATATAAGAAACAGAAAAGCCTACGTACAAAGTATTGAAGCTAAA AATAAAGCACGTTTTGCaggaaaagaaaaagaagataaaaaaaaaggtaaagatgataaaaaaaaaagtgtaGCACCAGCtcaacaaaaaaaagaatttaCTAAGGGTAATAAACTAATGAATTTAGCCAAAAGCAAAATGCataaaatgatgaaaaaataa
- a CDS encoding protein phosphatase PPM6, translating to MGNCMAFINYSKLKKKKNTFTNLDLYLEDAYDSDSSDPYKKKIRKNKINNNINANSSNGITTSNDINNSDDQKCSHNAKGNIPLSYENSEIENYVQHNNSENELKEKDTKDNNNTENGKNTQSCKSINSQTHSDSISCNCEMNKPSQLYDKSVAPTNITTIISPKVPKKKPKQNVLNINYSNMLLSDIRDTDIIVTFLFSLFLYFNANNIVDMLDRNKRERYALKNPLNINHDVIKFPTFPKEIIDNFLKNDFTLLKKYIKNKCNKLKKKYKTNLENVNNEKDEKNGKKNFKYELKIKKEKCSFSKIVESVDRNESTYRDITEVLYDQNIPDIKITFVVMGAYCFYQKNVKPFQDKNTFFYKSPSYSCDAEISVACKKGRKLDFPNQDDFTIIQTNEWILIMVFDGHGPSGHDISNFSHVVLPLIFSYNIERIFENPVRTMKTIFYMINCYLVNYSYCINNNINPININFIDYNLSGTTCTIILYNFLTKKIYSAHTGDSRAVMGKHDAKTNTYRAYNITEDHKPSLKLEKDRIQAFGGEVKKLQGDVSYRVFVKNEMYPGLAMSRAIGDITSSFIGVTCEPTIKIFDKSDEDKFIIVATDGIWEFISSEECVQMVSRKRKKKVHVAMEEIIKESWRRWERIDTVDDMTLAILYF from the exons ATGGGTAATTGTATGgcatttataaattattcaaaattaaaaaaaaaaaaaaatacatttacAAATTTGGATTTATATCTTGAAGATGCGTACGATTCAGATAGTAGTGATccatataaaaagaaaattcgaaaaaataaaataaataacaacATTAATGCTAATAGTAGTAACGGAATAACGACTagtaatgatataaataattcagACGACCAAAAATGTAGTCATAATGCAAAAGGAAATATTCCTCTTAGTTATGAAAATAGTgaaattgaaaattatgttcaacataataatagtgAAAATGAGCTTAAAGAAAAAGACACCAAAGATAATAACAATACCGAAAATGGTAAAAATACGCAATCATGTAAATCTATAAATTCACAAACCCACAGTGATTCCATATCTTGTAATTGTGAGATGAATAAACCAAGTCAATTATATGACAAAAGTGTAGCACCCACAAATATAACAACTATAATTAGTCCAAAGgttccaaaaaaaaaaccaaAACAAAATGTTTTGAACATAAACTATAGCAATATGTTATTAAGTGACATACGAGATACTGATATTATTgttacttttttatttagtcTCTTCCTTTATTTTAATGCTAACAATATAGTTGATATGTTAgatagaaataaaagagaaagatatgcattaaaaaatccattaaatattaatcaTGATGTTATAAAATTTCCAACTTTTCCAAAAGAAATCAtcgataattttttaaaaaatgatttcacattattaaaaaaatatataaaaaataaatgtaataaattaaaaaaaaaatataaaacgaatttagaaaatgtaaataatgaaaaagacgaaaaaaatggaaagaaaaattttaaatatgaattaaaaataaaaaaagaaaaatgctcattttcaaaaatcGTAGAATCTGTTGATAGAAATGAATCGACATATAGAGATATTACGGAAGTACTATATGATCAAAATATACCAGATATCAAAATCACATTTGTTGTTATGGGGgcatattgtttttatcaaaaaaatgtgaaacCATTTcaagataaaaatacattcTTTTATAAGTCGCCATCATATTCATGTGATGCAGAAATATCGGTAGCATGCAAAAAAGGAAGAAAACTAGATTTTCCCAATCAAGATGATTTTACAATAATTCAAACAAACGAATGGATTTTAATTATGGTATTTGATGGTCATGGTCCATCAGGGCATGATATAAGTAATTTTTCCCATGTTGTTCTtccattaatattttcatataatatcGAACGAATATTTGAAAACCCTGTGCGCACAatgaaaacaatattttatatgataaattgttatttagttaattattcatattgtataaataataatataaatcctatcaatattaattttattgatTATAATTTAAGTGGAACAACATGcactattattttatataattttttaacaaaaaaaatatactcTGCTCATACGGGTGATAGTAGAGCAGTTATGGGCAAACACGATGCGAAAACTAATACATATAGggcatataatataacagAAGATCATAAACCTTCTttaaaattagaaaaagaTAGAATTCAAGCATTTGGTGGTgaagttaaaaaattacaagGAGATGTATCATATAGagtttttgtaaaaaatgaaatgtATCCCGGTTTAGCTATGAGTAGAGCTATAGGGGATATTACCTCTTCGTTTATTGGTGTCACTTGTGAGCCCactattaaaattttcgaTAAATCAGATGaagataaatttattattgttgCTACTGATGGCATATGGGAATTTATAAGTAGTGAGGAATGTGTCCAAATGGTTTCGAGAAAACGAAAGAAAAAAGTTCATGTTGCCATGG aagaaataattaaaGAGTCATGGAGAAGATGGGAACGAATTGATACCGTCGACGAT ATGACTCTTGCTATTCTATATTTCtaa